From the Flavobacteriales bacterium genome, the window AAGATTTCAAAGCGACTGGCGGACCAGCCCAGGATTTCTGTATAGGGGAATTTGCGCATTGCACTAAAATAAGGGAATTGGGAATGCAATGCACGATTGTTTATATTTAGAAAAAAATGGCCGGTAAATCACATAGTGCTCATTCCTTTACATCGGAACTCTATAAAGAAAAATCCGGTATAGGTTTTCATTATATCGAATTTCCGAAGGATGCGGAAAAAATCTTTGGAAAAAAAGGGATGATTCGTGTTCTACTTGAAGTGGGAGAACATCAGTTTCGTCGCGCTCTGATTCCAACCTCCAGCGGTTTTCATCGCATTATTATGGGAGAAGAAATTCGTAAAGCGATTGGTGTAAAAACCGGCGATCGAATTAAAGCACAAATTCGTTTTGATCCTACGGTCCCTGAATTAGTCATACCCGAAGAATTGCAGTCGATATTCGATATGGAGCCGGACGTGGAGCAGCAATTTCATTCGCTTGCACCCGGTATGAAACGACAAATTTGTTTATGGATTTCAGAAGGCAAAAAAGTTGAAACGAGGGTCAACCGCGCATTGGAAATCCTTCGCCGTTTTCAAAGCGGCCGATTTAAATTCGGTAAATAATTTTATTTCATAATGGAATGTTCCTGTATTCCATGAAAATATAATTGTTCACGCAAGTGTTTCAATTTTTGCAATAAAACGGAAAATGCAAGATCGTTTTTCAATGGCGATAACCCTTTTTCAATTGCTTCTACATACTCCTGTAATTGCTCTTCATAGTTATCGTGCTCATGCATAAATGCAATGGCCGACTCCGCATTGGCAGGCATTGATTTTTTAAGCAGATAAGGGAACACTATTTTTTCTTCCATTTCAAAATGGTCGCGCAACCTTAAACGAAAATCGCCAAACCACTTCCAGGCAATCGCCAGGGCCAGCGTTTCAGCAATGGTTCCCGCCCCCAGCAAATGCTCGAAATGCGATTCAATTTCAGGGATGCACTTTCCCAAAATAAGCGAATGATCCCGACGCAACATGCCAATAAATGATTCGGTAATCTCCCTTTGCTCGTAATAAAAGGATTCTTCTACCGGGCCCCTTAATTGTTCCATAATCATTGCTTTTCCCAAACTTCCAACCTTTCTGCGATTAAAGAAATACCCTAATGCTGGTATTCGTGCGGCACCTTTTAAACCTCCACCTGTTAACAAAGCCCGAATCTTCAAAATGCTCCCTTCATTCGCTTTTCTATTTATCAATTTTTGCTAAATTTGGCCATTCTTTTACCGCCTTCGCCAAGGCTTTGGTGGTTGAGAGGGGGATTAGCTCAGTCCAGACGCTTATGGTCTGGATGATACACTGGCTAGAGCGTCCCGACGTATTGTCGGGAAGGTCATCGGTTCAGCAAACTAATTTCCGAATGAGAATAATAAATTTTACCACCTTCGCTGAAGCTTCGGTGGTTGAAAGGGGGATTAGCTCAGCTGGCTAGAGCGCTTGCATGGCATGCAAGAGGTCATCGGTTCGACTCCGATATTCTCCACTAAACTAAATCCCGCATGTGCGGGATTTTTCTTTTTACAGCAAGAAAAAGAAAAGCAGAAAATATGTCGAATGGTTGGGGCAATCGACTTGCTGGTGCGTCCCGACGAATGTCAGGAAGGTCATCGGTTCCCTGCCCGAATGACTTCGGTCAGGCGGGGACTCCGATATTCTCCACTAAACTAAATCCCGCTAATGCGGGATTTTTCTTTTTACAGCCAGAAAAAGAAAAGCAGAAAAAATATCGAATGGTTGATTAGCTCGGTCAAAACAATGTAAGTCTGAAGGCCTGAACTGGATAGAGCGTTTGCGTGGAATGCAAGAGGTCATCGGTTCCCTGCCCGAATGACTTCGGTCAGGCGGGGACTCCGATATTCTCCACCAACAAAATCCCGCAAGTGCGGGATTTTTCTTTTTACAGTTATGTTTTACGTTTATATTTTATACTCGCCTTCTTTAGAACGTTACTACATCGGTCAAACAGAAAACCTCAATGATCGATTATTCCGACACACAAATTCCGGAAGTAAATCAACTAAAGCTGCGAATGATTGGATATTGAAATACAAAGAGGAATTCAATACCAGAAGTGAGGCAATGAAGCGGGAAGCAGAGATCAAAAAAAAGAAAAGCAGAAAAAATATCGAATGGTTGATTAGCTCGATCAAGACAATGTAAGTCTGAAGGCCTGAACTGGATAGAGCGTTTGCGTGGCATGCAAGAGGTCATCGGTTCCCTGCCCGAATGACTTCGGTCAGGCGGGGACTCCGATATTCTCCACCAACAAAATCCCGCACTTGCGGGATTTTTCTTTTTACAGTTATGTTTTACGTTTACATTCTTTACTCCAAGGAGCTCGATCGCTATTACATCGGTTAAACAGAAAACCTCAATGATCGATTATTCCGACACACAAATTCCGGAAGTAAATCAACTAAAGCTGCGAATGATTGGATATTGAAATACAAAGAGGAATTCAATACCAGAAGTGAGGCAATGAAGCGGGAAGCTGAGATCAAAAAAAAGAAAAGCAGGAAATATATCGAATGGTTGATTCAATCCATCCTGATGATGTAAGCCTGGGTGGATCCCCTGGCTGGAGCGTCCCGACGAATGTTGGGAAGGTCATCGGTCCCCTGGCCGGCTGAATCGCGATTAAGCCAGTTTCAGATATTCGCGCTAAAAATCATAAAATGTTGTTCAATATTTTGAATCGGTTTTTTGAAGAAAATAAATAGAATTTGAAATCTAAGAAGGGAAAGAAATTTTATTCAAAAGACGATGGTATATTTTGCAATTCAAATTTCTAACTTTAATCCCAGTTAATATTTAAAAAGAAAATCCCTATGAGATTGTGGAATTTTTCAATCCTATCAACAGTGTTTATTGTTTCATGTACACAAAACCAAAATCCAAAAAACACTAATGAGATTAGAAATAAAGAGGATAAGGGTACAATTGAAAACAACTCAAACATTATAATATATAATTACGACAGCATAACTTATCAAAAATGCAACTATTATGGTGATTGGGACTCAGAGCCAACAGATAGCTTTTATATTCTATCTGTAAATTCAGTTGAGCTTATTAAACCCTATTTAAAAGATAGTTCAATTCAAAAATATTCATGTTGTCCGGAACATATATCAGGGTTTATGACTGTTTATTCGGACGGTAAGGCATTTCGGAGATATCAGGTGGCGGCAGATGGCGGGCTTGTGGGTGAAGAGTTTGATTCACTCTATACCTTTTTGGTTCCCTTTAACTATCAAACACGGATTAAAATTCCAAAAAAACAATGGGATTTAATCATTTCTGACATAATAAGAATTAAAGTTCCCATTGATAAAATGGAAAAAATGTAATCTATATTTTAATCTAAAATTCCGGATGCCTGGAGAAATTAGGGGTCGGAAAATTGAAAAGTCGGGTGTTGTGGTGGATTTCCGTTTCGATGCTAGTGGTGGAAAAATAAAATACCTTATTCAGTCTCCTTCCGGAAAAACCGAAATTTTGGAAGAACATTCTACTCCTTTGTTTCAGCAGGAAAAAAACTTATTTTTTTACATCATCGTGCATGAAAAAAAGATACAAGTGCCCCGTTCCGCTTTTTTTCAATTGATTCATTTCCGGGAAGTAGAAATCGAATACTCCAGCTCCGGACAATATCTGAAACACCGGGAAATAAATTAGGATGAAAAAGAATTGATGGTGCAAAGGTTGGTTTAAAACCCATTGCAAGATTATTTCGACAATCTGAAAAAATCACATTCCGCTTAAGCGTTCTGCATTTTTCCTCCAAAAAATGACAACAGGAATAAACCGATCCCCACACCAAATAATAATCCTTTATAAAGATCATTCAGCGAAGTGAACTGAAAAACATAAACAGCAGAAGCCAGCATCAACATGCCGCTTGCTCTTAGGTAGATGCTGGTTGGACTATTTTTCATACACCAATTTTTACCGAAGTTAAAAAAACAAGAGCAGTCCTCAAAAAGAAGCAATCACTTTGTTTCCCATTGCTATTCCTTTAAGACTACCAGTCAGCATATTTTCAACCACCAAAGCTTTAGCAAAGATGGGAATCAACCACCGAAGCCTTGGCGAAGGTGGTAATTCGTACTCCAAAATATAGGAATTTGTCGAAGCCCGATTTGTGCTATTCCTAAATTGATTACCTTGAACAAAACTATCGTCTATGAAAAAAGCTCTACTTGCATTTTTCGCTTTTATGGGGATGTTTATGGCTTCCTCTTCCTATGCTCAAAATTGTACCATTAACAACAGTCTCACCGTTCCGGGAATCGATCCGGATACTTTACCGGATGGACATGTAGGTCAGTTTTACAGCGAGGACATTCAATTTGTGCTGCCCACCGACACCATGGGTTATACCTTTCTGAATTTCCACATTCTTTCTATCTCTTTGCCCATCGGACTCAACTGGCAATGTTCCAACAATGCTAATGGATGCAATTACGATCCGGCAGTTGATATTCACGGATGTGTTAATGTATACGGTACACCATTGTTACCGGGACAATATCCCATTGATGTAACCGTAGTTGCCGATTTAAATATTGTTAGCGGATATCCGGTTACCTTTCAATCCTTCATC encodes:
- a CDS encoding DUF1905 domain-containing protein, whose amino-acid sequence is MAGKSHSAHSFTSELYKEKSGIGFHYIEFPKDAEKIFGKKGMIRVLLEVGEHQFRRALIPTSSGFHRIIMGEEIRKAIGVKTGDRIKAQIRFDPTVPELVIPEELQSIFDMEPDVEQQFHSLAPGMKRQICLWISEGKKVETRVNRALEILRRFQSGRFKFGK
- a CDS encoding GIY-YIG nuclease family protein gives rise to the protein MFYVYILYSPSLERYYIGQTENLNDRLFRHTNSGSKSTKAANDWILKYKEEFNTRSEAMKREAEIKKKKSRKNIEWLISSIKTM
- a CDS encoding hemerythrin domain-containing protein, which translates into the protein MINRKANEGSILKIRALLTGGGLKGAARIPALGYFFNRRKVGSLGKAMIMEQLRGPVEESFYYEQREITESFIGMLRRDHSLILGKCIPEIESHFEHLLGAGTIAETLALAIAWKWFGDFRLRLRDHFEMEEKIVFPYLLKKSMPANAESAIAFMHEHDNYEEQLQEYVEAIEKGLSPLKNDLAFSVLLQKLKHLREQLYFHGIQEHSIMK